A portion of the Candida dubliniensis CD36 chromosome R, complete sequence genome contains these proteins:
- a CDS encoding meiotic sister chromatid recombination protein, putative (Similar to S. cerevisiae MSC1): MYFPIIVWLYVSITFVIANYGFDQWTNDDLKQFLKERKVAFNEALENPKLISLANEEAKKLEKGYKKVTDELNNNLNPPDNLLNDYLNFDYLFGKRKENYSIKEWIFESWPVHSLQSFLTQNNIQYHAKDTKDDLINKIKESFDSISAKNHGSSFYPGNWLYESWSENDLKDWLKSYRIDFNPSSTKDQLVEKLKEFSYQATHSIRDSKESLFDSLDLFDKTIFDKKGQIEDEFFETWSYSQLREWLYLHGFIDTKPGIYVEDLDKEKLVKIAQTYKKYLLSDIHTWLANTEKKYQPWLTKGEQKTKKKGGNLINDTFFVGINNWSKDKLREFLDVRKVPYSIFTTKHQLIQLVQKHKFDPIHVDTYAWIVNDVSTDSIKQWLVEQGENVEGTRKDIVSAFQNQFETLRKGFKDAFNNIDSQIRLFTPDINSYKRYLQKKLSEAEYKKLTEDKISKGFEVVQEYYKSAGDAAKEEFDKTAYSAEEALDQIEEASYEYSLEFLHKLEKGEHDVASFIKDAQIASKSYALSLIAKLRENTQKLQTNALNKLGSWWYGAKSGFDNKIDEAHQVVLNVHDQVSNYQEQVGNQYSSIKSEADEKYNSIAKEATQQYDTAVKNAQDHFKQAEEHVSQTHKKLEKDYVTYKSKIFSILTNAYRGILYRLSIFNSNAYDAAKSTGDIINNHWDSIVRTYSNADLKAYLRSFGYSYDWLSDLNRRELLSLATFQNKLFTGYNNLQNWEKSVGDVLNEAGDELKIKLGLKKEPKSLIAKLKSLVGF, from the coding sequence ATGTATTTCCCAATCATTGTGTGGTTATATGTATCAATCACTTTTGTGATTGCAAATTATGGTTTTGACCAATGGacaaatgatgatttaaaacaatttttaaaagaacGTAAAGTTGCCTTCAATGAAGCCTTGGAGAATCCAAAATTAATAAGCTTGGCTAATGAAGAAGCTAAAAAGTTGGAAAAAGGATACAAGAAAGTCACCgatgaattaaataacaatttgaaTCCTCCcgataatttattaaatgattatttaaattttgattatttgtttggGAAAAGAAAGGAGAATTATTCCATTAAAGAATGGATTTTTGAAAGTTGGCCGGTACACAGTTTGCAATCTTTCTTAACTCAAAATAATATCCAGTATCACGCAAAGGATACTAAAGATGatttaatcaataaaattaaGGAGAGCTTTGATTCTATTTCTGCGAAAAACCACGGGTCGAGCTTTTATCCTGGCAATTGGTTATATGAATCATGGTCagaaaatgatttgaaagattGGTTAAAATCCTATAGGATTGACTTTAACCCTAGTTCTACCAAAGATCAattggttgaaaaattaaaagaatttagTTATCAAGCCACTCATTCAATTAGAGACTCCAAGGAATctttatttgattcattggatttatttgataagacaatttttgataaaaaagGTCAAATTGAGgatgaattttttgaaacttGGTCATATTCTCAATTACGTGAATGGCTTTATTTGCATGGATTCATTGATACCAAACCAGGAATTTATGTTGAAGATTTGGATAAGGAAAAATTAGTCAAGATTGCCCAAACCTATAAAAAATACTTGTTGAGTGATATCCATACTTGGTTAGCAAACActgaaaagaaatatcaaCCTTGGCTCACAAAGGGAGAACAAAAGACTAAGAAAAAGGGTGgcaatttgattaatgacactttctttgttggtattaataattggtCAAAGGACAAGTTGCGTGAATTTTTGGATGTTAGAAAAGTTCCTTACTCAATATTTACCACTAAACATCAATTGATCCAGTTGGTGCAAAAGCACAAGTTTGATCCAATTCACGTTGATACATATGCATGGATTGTTAATGATGTATCCACCGACTCGATCAAGCAATGGTTGGTTGAACAAGGTGAAAATGTAGAAGGCACAAGAAAAGATATTGTATCTGCCttccaaaatcaatttgaaactTTAAGAAAAGGGTTTAAGGATGCTTTCAACAATATTGATCTGCAAATTCGATTATTTACACCAGATATCAATAGCTACAAAAGGTACTTGCAGAAAAAATTGAGTGAAGCTGAATATAAAAAGTTGACTGAAgacaaaatttcaaaaggTTTTGAGGTTGTTCAAGAATACTATAAGCTGGCTGGTGATGCTGCGAAggaagaatttgataaGACAGCTTACTCAGCTGAGGAAGCATTGGATCAAATTGAGGAAGCATCATATGAGTATTCACTTGAATTTTTGCATAAACTTGAAAAGGGGGAACATGATGTTGCAAGTTTCATCAAAGATGCTCAGATTGCTAGTAAAAGCTATGCTTTGTCTTTGATTGCCAAATTGAGAGAAAACACCCAAAAATTACAAACAAATGCTTTGAATAAACTTGGAAGTTGGTGGTATGGTGCCAAGAGTGGATTCGACAACAAGATTGATGAGGCACATCAAGTTGTATTGAATGTTCATGATCAAGTCCTGAATTATCAAGAACAAGTTGGGAACCAATACCTGTCTATTAAATCTGAAGCTGATGAGAAATATAATTCTATTGCAAAGGAGGCTACTCAACAATACGACACGGCTGTGAAAAATGCCCAGGATCATTTCAAGCAGGCAGAAGAACATGTATCTCAAACTCACAAAAAGCTTGAAAAAGATTATGTGACTTACAAGTCAAAGATTTTCTCTATCCTTACTAACGCCTATCGTGGTATATTGTATCGTCTTTCGATATTTAATAGCAACGCATATGATGCGGCAAAGTCAACAGGAGACATAATAAACAATCACTGGGATAGTATCGTTAGAACTTACTCAAACGCAGATTTGAAGGCGTATCTCAGATCATTTGGTTACAGCTACGACTGGTTGTCAGATTTAAACAGACGGGAATTGTTGAGCTTGGCAACTTtccaaaacaaattatttacCGGATACAACAACTTACAAAACTGGGAAAAATCTGTTGGCGACGTTTTAAATGAGGCTggtgatgaattgaaaattaaattggGATTGAAGAAAGAACCCAAAAGCTTGATtgcaaaattgaaatccTTAGTTGGTTTTTAG
- a CDS encoding C4-dicarboxylate transporter/malic acid transport protein, putative (Similar to S. cerevisiae SSU1), which yields MSSSSHNDNEIQPEKTTPSSNDGIYNPPDSSNVLSSDQTLVSIDKNNNGKDTMDHLSYLSTIDSKRREQSYLKSFYQRFLVEDVVKNFTPAYFVSVMGTGISSSLLYNFPFPAYWLQICGYIMFGLTCTFFIGNIILFIMSCMYYPNRFRDYHVDPSRSVFMGAFSMGYITIVNFIALITKGEHIYFVWTLWWLAVFSAMYTSFIIVYLSFMSKLNESDADAKLNATLLLPIVAITVVSSSGHAIELDLPHVHQTVLTMIVSFMLWCLSISMAFMVMTIYMSRLIIHKIPPTNLIMTSFLPVGFLGQSSYSIYLFGNNLNKFVPEELLYGKISLCMSGFVSVFLLSFGYFMCFIAVTSVLSKIRPFAKNPNPSHTNRFGLLKLEKSFWSMTFPMGTMSLSNTEIGHGGVGNYPLLTFKVMGSIFAVACIFITVGCSIGVVVYSFNKLRQDMVNKSKYRNQSMV from the coding sequence ATGTCGTCTTCGAGCCacaatgataatgaaatcCAACCCGAAAAAACTACACCATCGCTGAATGACGGCATATATAATCCACCAGATTCCTCGAATGTCTTATCTTCAGATCAAACATTGGTAAGCATCGacaaaaataacaatgGTAAAGATACTATGGATCACTTATCTTACCTATCAACTATTGATTCAAAACGACGTGAACAATcatatttgaaatcatttTATCAAAGATTCTTAGTTGAAGATGTTGTCAAAAATTTCACTCCAGCATATTTTGTTAGTGTGATGGGAACAGGAATATCATCAAGTCTACTATACAATTTCCCCTTTCCAGCATATTGGTTGCAGATATGTGGCTATATAATGTTTGGATTAACATGTACTTTTTTTATTGGGAATATCATTCTTTTCATTATGTCATGCATGTATTATCCTAATAGGTTTAGAGACTATCATGTGGATCCATCTCGATCAGTTTTCATGGGTGCATTTTCCATGGGGTATATAACGATAGTGAATTTCATTGCTCTCATAACAAAGGGTGAACATATATACTTTGTGTGGACACTTTGGTGGCTAGCAGTGTTTTCCGCCATGTACACTTCGTTTATAATCGTGTACTTGTCATTTATGTCAAAACTAAATGAATCTGACGCAGATGCCAAATTAAACGCTACCCTTTTGTTACCAATAGTTGCCATTACCGTTGTTTCCTCATCAGGGCACGCAATTGAGTTGGACTTGCCTCATGTGCATCAAACTGTTCTCACCATGATTGTTAGTTTTATGTTGTGGTGCTTGTCTATATCAATGGCCTTTATGGTAATGACCATATATATGTCGAGACTAATAATTCATAAAATTCCACCGACAAATTTAATTATGACAAGTTTCCTTCCTGTGGGTTTCTTGGGTCAATCTTCTTATAGTATATATCTTTTTGGAAACAATCTAAACAAGTTTGTTCCAGAAGAATTACTTTACGGGAAAATTTCATTGTGTATGTCAGGGTTTGTTTCTGTGTTTTTATTGTCATTTGGTTATTTCATGTGTTTTATTGCCGTTACATCTGTCTTGTCTAAAATAAGACCATTTGCcaaaaatccaaatccTCTGCATACAAACCGGTTTGGTCTTTTGAAACTTGAAAAGAGTTTTTGGTCAATGACTTTCCCCATGGGTACGATGTCTTTATCAAACACAGAAATTGGACACGGAGGTGTGGGAAACTATCCCTTATTGACATTTAAAGTGATGGGAAGTATTTTTGCTGTTGCATGCATCTTCATCACTGTGGGGTGTTCTATCGGTGTGGTGGTGTACtcattcaataaattgagACAAGATATGGTCAACAAAAGTAAATATCGCAATCAAAGCATGGTCTAA
- a CDS encoding phytanoyl-CoA dioxygenase family protein, putative: protein MVGLTKEQLTTFKREGMLCIPDFLTPEQITKLLDESKTLLSDCDLSTHPKTTFKTADDDHIGDKYFFESSDKVSFFFDTDAFDKDGNLQVDLSKAINKIGHGLHIHNQVFRETTFDEKVQDIAKSLEFKDPRVLQSMCIFKQPTTTASNNSRDNAVPPHTDATFLYTEPQTAVGFWYALEDCTLDNGCLAYIAGSHRKYPVTKRFVRVDGGAKGCNFKYLNDKEQEPVTDGEEYKYVPCKAGSLILIHNSVLHKSEKNASAKSRYAYAFHVIDGTAHYDELNWLQVPYTGGTGFSKLYNKEQVNK, encoded by the coding sequence ATGGTGGGTCTTACAAAGGAACAGCTAACCACGTTTAAAAGAGAAGGAATGTTATGCATTCCAGATTTTCTTACCCCGGAGCAAATAACCAAATTGTTGGACGAATCAAAAACACTCTTATCTGATTGTGATTTATCTACCCATCCAAAAACAACATTCAAAACTGCAGATGACGACCACATTGGagataaatatttttttgagtCGTCTGACAAGGTATCTTTTTTCTTCGATACCGATGCGTTTGATAAAGATGGGAATTTGCAAGTGGATTTATCCAAggcaataaataaaataggACATGGATTACACATCCATAATCAAGTATTTCGAGAAACTACTTTTGATGAGAAAGTTCAAGACATTGCTAAGAGTTTGGAATTTAAAGATCCCAGGGTTTTACAAAGTATGTGTATATTCaaacaaccaacaacaacagcgTCCAACAATTCAAGAGATAATGCTGTTCCACCTCATACCGATGCTACATTCTTGTATACTGAACCTCAAACTGCCGTCGGCTTTTGGTATGCGCTAGAGGATTGTACTTTGGACAATGGATGTTTAGCATATATTGCAGGATCACATAGGAAATACCCTGTGACGAAAAGATTTGTCAGAGTTGATGGTGGTGCCAAAGGTTGTAATTTCAAATACTTGAATGATAAGGAGCAAGAACCTGTTACTGATGGGGAGGAGTACAAATATGTTCCTTGTAAAGCTGgttctttgattttaattcaCAATTCTGTCTTGCACAAGTCTGAAAAAAATGCTTCTGCTAAGTCACGTTATGCTTATGCATTTCATGTAATTGATGGTACCGCCCATTACGACGAGTTAAATTGGTTACAAGTCCCTTATACTGGGGGTACtggtttttcaaaactatACAATAAAGAGCAAGTCAATAAATAG
- a CDS encoding 3-hydroxy-3-methylglutaryl coenzyme A synthase, putative (Similar to S. cerevisiae ERG13) has product MTNSPQNIGIKGIEVYIPGQAVNQADLEKFDGIPQGKYTIGLGQTNMAFVNDREDIYSISLTVLSRLIKNYSIDTNKIGRLEVGTETLLDKSKSVKSVLMQLFPGNNDIEGIDTVNACYGGTSSVINAVNWIESSSWDGRDAIVVAGDIAIYDKGAARPTGGVGAIALLIGPDAPIVFDSIRGSFMEHAYDFYKPDFTSEYPVVDGHFSLSCYVKAVDNCYKNYSKKITGDANKTVGVYDHFDFSAFHVPTCKLVTKSYARLLYNDYVSNPSKFADLIDETTRKHIDGLTYDESLTDKILEKTFVGLAKDETKKRVQPALQVPTNTGNMYTASAWVSLASLLYYVGSENLKNKRISIFSYGSGLASTLLSVTVKGDISAITKVLDFDYKLGDGRKIQTPEDYLAAIELREKAHLQKSFKPQGSLDNLSQGTYYLTEIDDKFRRTYAIKE; this is encoded by the coding sequence ATGACTAACTCACCACAAAACATTGGTATTAAAGGTATTGAAGTATACATTCCTGGTCAAGCTGTCAATCAAGCAGATTTGGAAAAGTTTGATGGTATCCCACAAGGTAAATACACAATTGGTTTGGGACAAACCAATATGGCTTTTGTCAATGATAGAGAAGACATCTATTCTATCTCTTTGACTGTTTTATCTCGATTGATCAAGAACTACTCCATTGATACCAACAAGATTGGTCGTTTGGAAGTTGGTACTGAAACATTGTTGGATAAATCCAAATCTGTTAAGTCAGTATTGATGCAATTGTTCCCAGGTAATAATGACATCGAAGGTATCGACACCGTTAACGCTTGTTACGGTGGTACCTCATCTGTTATAAATGCTGTTAATTGGAtagaatcatcatcatggGACGGAAGAGAtgctattgttgttgctggtgATATTGCTATTTACGACAAAGGTGCCGCTAGACCAActggtggtgttggtgcTATCGCCTTGTTGATTGGTCCAGATGCTCCAATTGTTTTCGACTCTATTCGTGGTTCATTTATGGAACACGCTTATGATTTCTACAAACCAGATTTCACCAGTGAATACCCTGTTGTTGATGGTCACTTTTCATTAAGTTGTTATGTTAAAGCTGTTGACAATTGttacaaaaattattccaaaaaaatcactGGTGATGCCAATAAGACTGTTGGTGTTTATGATCATTTTGATTTCAGTGCCTTCCATGTTCCAACTTGTAAATTGGTCACCAAGAGTTATGCTAGATTATTGTACAATGATTACGTTTCAAACCCATCTAAATTTGCTGATTTGATCGATGAAACTACCAGAAAACACATTGACGGCTTAACTTACGATGAAAGTTTGACTGATAAAATATTGGAAAAGActtttgttggtttggCCAAAGATGAAACCAAGAAAAGAGTTCAACCAGCCTTGCAGGTCCCTACCAACACTGGTAACATGTACACAGCCTCTGCTTGGGTATCCTTGGCCTCATTGTTATACTACGTTGGCTCcgaaaacttgaaaaacaaaagaatcAGTATTTTCTCCTATGGTTCTGGTTTGGCATCTACTTTATTGTCTGTTACTGTTAAAGGTGATATTTCTGCAATTACCAAAGTTTTAGATTTCGATTACAAATTGGGCGATGGTagaaaaattcaaactCCAGAGGACTACTTGGCAGCTATCGAGTTGAGAGAAAAGGCACATTTGCAAAAGAGCTTTAAACCTCAAGGTTCCCTTGATAACTTGAGCCAAGGTACCTATTATTTGACTGAGATTGATGACAAGTTCAGAAGAACTTATGCTATTAAAGAATAG
- a CDS encoding transcriptional activator protein, putative (Similar to S. cerevisiae UGA3): MSSQQQQQQPPPRFKRQRSKTGCKNCRLRKRKCDEIHPTCTFCHSRGLICEYEIKILNPTSFKPSKRTKRVQKPLSVSCSDLIPLTTDLHFPEPTFSPTLNTNALSPLILYLDDQGMDYIKHFEQIASTLSLSQSTNYIKSTFLTLAFSNEAISNLLAAWGASHYGDSEDVNKYLMLAKGSIKSPHDRFDYFTAFACYLIQMTIYINTGDTQNWFQMFRKCESMIREYGGLIKFITDFQYSNDCKFLISNFQFYDVMSSESLERGTTCTMDKYLSLFKGRRILDETYGVDPYQGCCQPIYLLLGEIMNTYVELKNDRSNIINCKNVDVRVQHYKKVNEKVDHLIQSIHDCQPTPILEGDVLQLKLFDLCCIIGRMYVLLYIKQTQPKSSEIQLLLLEAISIIDELISTDLASNLSMALLMCGITSGNKYDRRNIDEKFKIVYDKYRQGNLKRIWEIVKESWERNPSGNICIDWLDICHDFNWKISMI, from the coding sequence ATGTCctcacaacaacaacaacaacaaccaccaccaagaTTTAAAAGACAGAGGTCTAAAACTGGATGTAAAAATTGTCGTttgagaaaaagaaaatgtgaTGAGATCCACCCCACTTGTACTTTTTGTCATAGTAGAGGCTTGATCTGTGAAtatgaaataaaaatacTAAATCCAACATCATTCAAACCATCTAAGAGAACCAAGAGAGTGCAGAAACCACTACTGGTGTCATGCTCTGATTTAATTCCACTAACAACAGATTTGCATTTCCCAGAACCTACATTTTCCCCTACCCTAAATACTAATGCATTGTCTCCATTAATACTTTACTTGGACGATCAAGGCATGGACTACATCAAGCATTTCGAACAAATTGCCAGTACACTTTCATTGAGTCAATCTACAAACTACATAAAAAGTACCTTCCTTACTTTAGCATTTTCTAATGAAGCTATTCTGAACTTGTTAGCGGCATGGGGTGCACTGCATTATGGCGATAGTGAGGATGTTAACAAGTATCTCATGTTAGCAAAGGGCTCTATAAAAAGTCCTCATGACCGATTTGACTATTTCACTGCTTTTGCGTGTTATTTGATCCAAATGACCATCTATATAAATACGGGTGATACTCAAAATTGGTTTCAGATGTTCCGTAAATGTGAATCAATGATACGAGAGTATGGAGgattaatcaaattcattacTGACTTCCAATATTCAAATGACTGTAAATTTCTAATAtcaaatttccaattttatGATGTAATGTCCAGTGAATCGCTTGAAAGAGGAACCACATGTACCATGGATAAATATTTGAGCTTGTTTAAGGGAAGACGTATACTTGATGAAACCTATGGTGTAGATCCATATCAAGGTTGCTGTCAACCCAtctatttattattaggtGAAATTATGAACACATATGTcgaattgaaaaatgatagaagcaatattattaattgtaaAAATGTTGATGTCAGAGTACAACATTACAAGAAGGTGAATGAAAAGGTCGATCATCTAATTCAAAGTATACACGATTGCCAACCAACACCAATACTTGAAGGAGATGTCTTACAGTTGAAGTTATTTGATCTATGTTGTATCATAGGCCGAATGTATGTTTTATTGTACATCAAACAAACACAACCAAAATCAAGTGAAATCcaactattactactagAAGCGATATCGATTATTGATGAGTTGATATCCACAGATTTGGCTAGTAATCTAAGCATGGCGTTGTTAATGTGTGGTATTACAAGTGGTAATAAATACGATAGAAGAAATATAGATGAGAAGTTTAAGATTGTTTATGATAAATATCGACAGGGTAATTTAAAGAGAATTTGGGAAATTGTCAAAGAATCCTGGGAACGTAATCCTCTGGGGAACATTTGTATCGACTGGTTAGATATATGCCATGACTTTAATTGGAAGATATCCATGATTTAA
- a CDS encoding cysteine dioxygenase, putative translates to MLLNQSNFIAERSTTPTSISHPPLACPTPPPTNARRKYPNKPVTLAPTVDHGCEINGTTIDCIPKDSKFYQLIMDLKQLLAGKGLSNEDIDVEKVKQLMADYDSNEIDWQHMALHDPSRNYSRNGIINLNGNANLLILVWSPGKSSAIHDHADAHCCVKMLAGELIEHLYDFPEHEGEKLQCRQETSMKRNEVGYINDSIGLHRMSNPLKDQVSVSLHLYTPPYASMYGCSMYEASNGRKHHVDMSKYYSWQGKLINEKESSTC, encoded by the coding sequence ATGCTTTTAAATCAATCTAATTTCATTGCTGAGAGATCCACAACCCCTACATCAATTTCCCATCCTCCTTTGGCTTGTCCAACACCTCCACCAACGAATGCCCGCAGAAAGTACCCGAACAAACCTGTTACATTAGCACCAACTGTCGATCATGGCTGTGAGATAAATGGTACCACAATAGATTGTATACCTAAAGATTCCAAATTCTATCAACTAATCATGGACTTGAAACAATTGTTGGCTGGTAAAGGATTAAGCAATGAAGACATTGATGTGGAAAAAGTCAAGCAGTTGATGGCTGATTACGACTCAAATGAAATCGATTGGCAACATATGGCACTTCATGACCCATCGAGAAACTATTCACGTAATggaattatcaatttgaatGGTAATGCCAACTTGTTAATATTGGTTTGGTCTCCAGGTAAATCAAGTGCAATTCATGATCACGCTGACGCTCATTGCTGTGTAAAGATGCTAGCTGgtgaattaattgaacaTTTATATGATTTCCCCGAACATGAAGGGGAAAAATTACAATGCAGACAAGAAACAAGtatgaaaagaaatgaagTTGGTTATATCAATGATTCCATTGGTTTGCATAGAATGTCTAATCCTTTGAAAGATCAAGTTAGTGTTTCATTACATTTGTATACACCTCCTTATGCTTCTATGTATGGATGCTCAATGTATGAAGCAAGTAATGGTAGGAAGCATCATGTTGACATGTCCAAGTACTACAGTTGGCAAGGAAAATTGATTAACGAGAAGGAGTCACTGACTTGCTAG
- a CDS encoding maltose fermentation regulatory protein, putative (Similar to S. cerevisiae MAL13) has product MTKRAPYTRPCDSCSIRKVKCDMKTPCSRCVLNKLECTNNRVRKKCGPKKLRDRTREAINNLNHREEEPSTDSFVPHFQLDKLHPCLETYQIWYYGIWPVLSTSNLIMRIARRDVSAYALSCALSAAILSQIDFISNNGTYCIPEDVKKLGFVGECIRARTYMNYQMTPTLETILTSFFLHVAEVNKGNKPAAILYLREAITMAQIIGLHIESTYQSKSVADAHRMRKIYFMLMVTERFMCIDDLMPVVLENSIEEFTLDDEQYSVLIDGFKELVKVFSIPSKAIFDRFIQMNDSKYMHPETAGLLQKIQLELESICISPVAPGIQRANILVSKYWMKALTWKITRSNNLLDNFISTLSVRYPLELSEQFLREIKNIPLTAFESNGPGVVFKLLSIATVLIDAINLTNDVVGYDSLQRMFDLISRLRKTDMIIPRREYDRIKDALNKMEIDMIFSSSQSGGYISEVDSNGSLDAFLTDPLVLYSGNYDEGDTSFIPDYS; this is encoded by the coding sequence ATGACTAAAAGAGCACCTTATACGCGGCCGTGTGATTCGTGTAGTATTCGGAAAGTTAAGTGTGATATGAAAACTCCATGTTCAAGATGTGTCCTCAATAAATTGGAATGTACAAACAACCGagtaagaaaaaaatgtggTCCTAAGAAGCTCCGTGATAGAACTCGAGAAgcaatcaataatttaaatcatcGAGAAGAAGAACCCAGTACAGATTCATTTGTCCCGCATTTCCAGTTGGACAAACTACACCCCTGTTTGGAGACATATCAAATTTGGTATTATGGAATTTGGCCGGTTTTGTCAACTTCTAACCTAATAATGAGAATTGCAAGAAGAGATGTGTCGGCTTATGCGCTTTCCTGTGCGTTAAGCGCAGCAATACTCAGTCAAATAGATTTCATTAGTAACAATGGGACCTATTGTATCCCGGAAGACGTTAAGAAATTAGGTTTTGTCGGCGAATGTATTCGAGCTCGCACTTAtatgaattatcaaatgaCTCCTACCCTTGAAACAATATTAACgtcattttttttacatgTGGCTGAAGTGAATAAAGGTAACAAGCCAGCGGCAATTCTTTATTTGAGAGAAGCTATTACCATGGCCCAGATAATTGGATTGCATATTGAATCGACTTATCAACTGAAATCAGTAGCTGATGCACATCGAATGAGAAAGATATATTTTATGTTAATGGTGACAGAAAGGTTCATGTGTATTGACGACTTGATGCCAGTTGTCCTTGAAAACTCAATCGAAGAATTTACATTGGATGATGAGCAATATTCAGTGTTAATTGATGGATTTAAGGAGTTGGTTAAGGTTTTTTCTATCCCTCTGAAAGCCATTTTCGACAGGTTTATACAAATGAATGATTCAAAATACATGCATCCAGAGACTGCTGGGCTACTTCAGAAAATacaattagaattagaatcaatttGTATTTCGCCAGTAGCACCAGGTATTCAAAGGGCAAATATACTAGTCAGCAAATATTGGATGAAGGCATTGACTTGGAAAATCACAAGGAGCAACAATTTATTGGATAACTTCATATCTACATTAAGTGTTAGATATCCACTAGAGTTATCTGAGCAATTTCTTAGAGAAATCAAGAATATACCGTTGACAGCGTTTGAGTCGAATGGACCAGGTGTGGTGTTCAAGTTATTACTGATAGCAACAGTATTAATTGATGCAATTAATTTAACCAACGATGTCGTAGGGTATGATTCATTGCAGCGCatgtttgatttgatttctaGATTGCGAAAAACAGACATGATAATCCCACGTCGGGAATATGATAGGATTAAAGACgcattaaataaaatggAGATTGATATGATTTTTAGCAGTTCTCAACTGGGTGGCTACATTTCCGAAGTGGATTCAAATGGCTCATTGGATGCTTTTCTTACAGATCCTCTTGTGCTTTATTCAGGAAATTATGACGAGGGTGATACAAGCTTCATACCAGACTATtcataa